A window of Desulfobulbaceae bacterium genomic DNA:
AAGCGCATTAGCAGAGAAGTTGAAACCCTAGTCAGCAACAAGCCCCTGGTGGCAGAGGGCAAATGGATTCTAGGCATGGACCGAGTCGACCGGGGCATGGTCGATCTAGTCGGAGAGAAGATGGCCAACCTCGGAGAAATCCGCAATCGGGTCGGGCTCAAAACACCTGATGGTTTTGTCATCACTGCCTCTGCCTGCCAATATTTCATGACCGCCACTCTCCTTCAAGATGAGATCAACCGCCGTTTAAAAACCACGGACCAGGACAACCTCGAAGAACTCTACCAGACCAGTTCAACCATCCAGCAAATGATCATCAGTTCCGCCCTGCCATCCGATCTGGAGCATCAAATCCTAGCCCAACACCACACCCTGCAGACTGCAGACAGGGAGGAGATCCTGGTTTCCATGCGCTCCAGCGCCCTCGGTGAAGACAGTAGCGGCGTTTCCTTTGCCGGTCAATACCGCACCCAACTCAATGTCAGCCCTGATTTCATTATCCAGACCTACAAGGAGATCGTCGCCGGAAAATACAAGAGTCAGGCCATTATCTATCGCACCCAACGCGGCTTCCGCCATCAGGACATCACAATGTGCGTCGGTTGCCTGATTATGGTTGATGCGCTTCTAAGCGGAGTCAGTTACTCACGATCACCCACCAACCGCCGTAGCGACTGGATCGAAATCAATGTCGTGGCCGGCTTAGCCAACCAGGTTGTGGATGGCAATGTCGCAACCGACTATTTCCGGATCAGCCGGGAGTACCCGCACCAAATTATCAGCAAACAGATTAACCAGCGTCCTGGCGAGAAAGGGACACCCGCGCTAACCTTAAACGATGCTCAGGCAAGTGAATTGGCACATATTGCCATCCTACTTGAGCAGCACTTCGGAGAACCCCAGGACATCGAGTGGTCCATTAACCAACAAGGAGAGGTAGTGTTACTACAAAGTCGACCACTGACGCTAACTACAGCCTTTCTCAACGACACCTTAAACCATGATACTGACCAGAACGACAATGCCATCTTAAAGGGCGGGGTGACGGCAAGCCTCGGAGTCAGCAGCGGTCCGGTCTTCATTGTCCGCTCCACCGTCGATCTTCTTAGTTTCCCAAAGGGTGCAGTACTGGTGGTGGCACATCCCGTTCCTGACTGGGCCACCTTGCTCAACCGCGCAGTGGCAGTGATCAGTGAAACCGGTCAGGTGGCAGCCCACTTAGCGACAGTGGCCCGCGAGTTCGGCGTCCCCGCCATCTTTGGCATAGACGGGGCGACTATTCTCCTGAACAATGGAGATGAGATCACCGTCGATGCCACCGCCTGCCGCGTGTACCAAGGACACCGGACGGACATCCTTGAGCACGAGACCGAACAGAGTCCGAATCTGATGGTTGACAGCCCGATCTATAAGTTGCTCCAAAAAATTCTGTCCCTGGTCACCCCACTGAATCTTACCGATCCGACCTCTCTCTATTTCACCCCCTCTTCCTGTATGACCCTGCATGATTTGACTCGATTTTGTCACGAAAAGGCGGTGTCCGAAATGTTCTCCTTCGGGAGTCGATATGGCTTTGACGACAAGTGCGCCAAGCAGTTAATCGGAGAAACAGCATACCAGTGGTGGGTGATCAATCTGGACGACGGTTTTGACCGCTCGTTTAACACCAAGGAAAATTTTATCCCCGTTACCGCTATCGTTTCACTCCCCATGCTGGCAATTTGGGAAGGAATGACAGTCATCCCCTGGGATGGACCGCCCCCCATCAACCTATCCGGATTCGGCTCCATTCTCTTTCGCTCTACCCAAAACCGGAATCTTGAGCCCTGTCTCCGTTCATCGTTAACGAAACGTAATTACTTCATGGTATCGAAAAATTTTTGCAACGTCAGTGTCCGCCTGGGTTATCATTTCGCCATGATTGAGGCCCACTTGAGTAAATTTCTCACCGAGAACTATATCAGTTTTAAATTCAACGGCGGAGCCGCCGATAAAGAGCGCAGAATAATTAGAATTGATCTCATCAAGGAAATCCTGACTCTCTATGGCTTCCGTTTGGAGCTGAAGGCGGATGCACTGTCAGCCCGAATCGAAAAAAGACCAAATGCTTATCTTATTGACCGCCTGAAAGTGTTGGGATATCTGCTGATACATACTCGGCAGATCGACATGGTGATGGGTGATCGGAACATGGTAGCCCATTATCGACAAAAAATTACCAACAACCTGCGCAGCATCATTCCGGAGTGTAGGATAGAGTAGCAGGCTCGGCATCGCTCCCCAACTGTAGAAAAACTACGTAACTACTATCTCTTATGAGAGTGAGATTTTATGGCAACCAACAACATCCATATCCTGCTGGTCGATGATGAGCAGGATTTTCTTGAAACCACCAACAAACGACTGACACGGCGGGGCTATGCCATCAAGGCCGCTACCACCTGTGCTGCCGCACAACAAGAGATTGAAGAAGGCTGGCCGCATGTCGTCATCCTTGACGTTATGCTCCCGGACAAAAACGGGCTTATTTTTTTGAAAGAGATCAAGCATGCCTGGCCCTCCCTGATCGTCATCCTTCTCACCGGTCACGCCTCGATGGAGGCGGGATTGAAAAGCATCGAGTACGGGGCTCAGGATTATTGTCTGAAACCAGTGGAGTTCGAGGAGTTACATGAAAAAATCAAAATCGCACTCCGAGAAGCACAAATAGTTTTTTAATAAGCACCCATTACCTCAGCCAATATCTTATTGGTAACTGCTCAGGTTGTCGGTTTACGGTTGGCAGTTGACGGTGAGTGATCCTGTCAATGGCTTAGCACACCCTGACTTCATGCATCTACGATGCATTCATGACTGACCATGATTCTTTTAACTGTAAACCGATAACTGATTACCGCTAACCTGAGCAGTTACCTTTATTGTTATTATAGCACCTGCTGTTCAGGCAATCGAGATGGGCTTATACCACACCAAGAGCCATGGCAGCGGCTAGCAGGATAAGCATGACGGTGATGATTTTATGGAGCGCGCCCAAAGTCATCTTGTGGAGCAGGCGCGCCCCGACAAAGGACCCGACAAAAGCGGCCAAGGAACCGGCAGCCACCAAGCCCAGCATATTTTGGTCTGTAAGCATCGCTGAATCATGATGCATGAAAGTGGCGCCGTACACCACAAGACGCGCCATATCTACAACTACGGCAGATACTACCATAGTGCCAACCAGCGCCTTCTTTTCCAAACCGGCGCGAACCAGAAAGGCCGAACGCAGGGCTCCTTGATGACCGGACAGACCTCCGAGAAAACCTGACAGTAACCCACCCAACGGAATAAAACGGGGACCAAAAGCCAGGTGTTGACCAAACGGCAGCAATTCTATAACTGCAAATACACCAATCACCATTGCAATCAACAACTTGACTGGAGTAACATTATACAACCTGCCCCAGAGTTCATAGCTAACAAGCGGCCCACTTTCGGCAAAAAATCCGAGCATCATTGCTCCTAAAACCGCAGCTACCGCACCGGGGATGGCAAATAGCAGGACTACCCGCTGATTGGCATGACGTCCGACCAGCAGCACCTTAAAAAAATTATTGGCCAAATGAACCATGGCCGTAGCAGCAATGGCGACCTCCACTGGGAAAAAAATTGCGAAAACCGGCATCAACAAAGTACCGAGGCCAAATCCAGCAAAAAAGGTGAGTCCCGCTACCAGTAATGCGGCACTGCAGACGATCAGATAATCCATAAAGTCTCGACCAGAAAATTAATTAATTGAAGTATTCAAGTAAAACACGCCCCGCGCATGAACATTAGCCAATCAGCGCCACCCGCCCTTACAAAAAAATGGTAACGAAGCCCAGAGCATGAGACCAAACAGGTTTTAATTCTGTCAGTTCGAACCTTGAGAGAGAAATCACAAATAAAATTGGGCCGGCAACGGAATAATCCGCCCCGGCCCAATTTTATCAACAGGCACGACCTGAAGATACCTCAACTATGCCTGCTTTACAGTTCCTGCCCAACCACAATCAGGTCAAGCAATGACGTTGACCTGCCAATTATCGCCGATCCATAATTTGACAAATTCAACAGCAAAACCCCAGGATGCCACGTTTTTCACTGCCACCTCAAGCTGTTTGAGCTGGGTGTCCTTATCTACCGGGTTACCAGCGCAATCATGATGGCAGACAATAGCCACGGCCTTTGAGCCATGACCGTTCACCGAGATATCCAACCGTCTCTTCACCGACTCCAAGGTGCTGATATTACTGTTTTCAGCTAAGGCCTTAATGGGACCCGGCTCAGTAATCATATCCACATAGTCCACACCGAAACGGTTCTTCATGTAGTCAATAACGGACTGTTGAGTCCTACCGTCCATACAGTTAATGGCGGTGGCAAATTTCCCCGATGCTGCCATGTTTCTTCCTCCTTGTTCTCTATTTCACAAAAAACCTAAAACTTATAGGAAACTATCACCAGCACGGTATCTGCTGTGTCGTCGGCCAGACTCACATAGACTGGCCAAAGCTCTCAAACCTATTTCACACATCGACCGAGCTGCTGAACGATCACAGTTCCGGGCATCTGCTCATCTTTCAGCTTTGATCGAGATACTTACAACTCTTATTTACTAAAAGCAACTCCTTAACTCACTGAACCGGCAGGGTAATCTGCATGCCCATCAATGGCCAGATTACAGCGATCGCTAAAGCCACCAACCCCATCAGCAAGATACTGGCAGGGATACCATACAAGAAAAACTCCCCAGTGGTAAACTGCTTTGAGTTGTAGGCAATGGCGTTGGGCGCCGCGCCCACGAGGAGTAGAAAAGGCATACCGGCTGTAACCAGAGATGCGTACAAGATAACCTCACCGGCAACTCCCAGGTAAGGGGCGATAACCAGGGCCACCGGCAGGGAGATGGCGATGGCTGCCACGTTCATGATAAAGTTGGTCATAACCATGACAAAAAAAGCGATAGCCATAATAAAGACAAACCAGTTGGCCTTCTGAAACATTACCAACCAATTGACCGCCAGCCACTTGGCGGCGCCGGTGTCCCACAGACAAAAACCAATGGACATGGCCCCGGCAAAGAGCAAGATGATGTTCCAGGGAATCTCTTCAAGGTCCTGGATGGTCAGAATGTTGAGCACGAAAAAGGCGATAGTGGAACAGAGGAGGATACCGGTCTTATCCAAAACTTTAAGTGCAGGGACAAAAGACTGAGCCGAAATAATACAGATAGTACCAATGACGATGGTGCTGGCCAGAATCTCATTTAAAGTCATGCCGCCAAGTTCTTTATACATGCGTTTGGCCTTATCCTTGAGGCCAGGGATACGGTCCTTTTCCGGCTTCAACACCAGCATGAAAAAAAGAAACAGTACGCCGACCATAAGCCAGCCGACGGGAAACATATAATAAGTGAGGTCAAAGAAGCTGATATCGACCTTCATGATGTCCTTATAAAAACCGACAGCCACAGCGCCACGGGCAGCGCCCAACAGGGTGATAATGCTGCCGGCACCAGCGATATAGGCCATCCCCATAAACAATCCCTTACCGAACTTGGTGGGCTTATCCCCCTCGCCGTACATGGAATAAATCGCCATCAGCAGGGGGTACATGGTAGCGGCCACCGCCGTGTGAGCCATGATGTGGGTCAGGGCTGCGGTCATCACAAAACAGCCCAGATAGATCATGGAGGTCCGTTCCCCGACAATGGAGAGCATCTTGTACGCCACCCGCTTGGTAAGACCGGTCTTGGTAAAGACCATCCCGATAACAATGGAACCGAAGATAAAAAGTACCGAAGGATCCATGAAATCCTTAAACGCCACCTTGGCGGGGCGGATCATAAACAGAGCCTGCAAGGTGCCTATGGCCAGACTGGTGACACCAATGGGAACTACCTCAAATACCCACCAGGTACCGGCCAACAGAAAGACGGCCAAGGCGCCCTTGGCCTCCTTGGAGAGTACAAAATGTTCACCCAAAGGATCAACGGCATCGGGCCAGGCCGGTGAATAATAAACCCCCGCAAACAGAAACACCCCCAACATCAGAAAGGCTATCCGCTTCCAGTCAATGGGCGCCTTTTCCATTGCCATCCCCACGTTTGAATTTGAACTTGTCATGGTTTTCAAACCTCATTTTCAAAATTTATTTTTAAAAATCTTGTTTATAGTTTAGATAAAAATCCCTATGGACTTTTGACCAACCGCAATACCCAAACCACATTATATCCAGAACTTCGGGCACCCTGGTCGACGCTTAGCGATTCTCCATCAGGAAGAGACGACAAGAAAACCGTATGCTGCACGCTCTTACAGTTGGCAACGACTGCTTATCGCCTTGAAGATCTCTTCCAAGCGAATGACACCGACAACCCGACCATCGTCGACAACCGGCATAATCACATCATTGCTGTGCAGCAACATAGCCAAGGCCTTGAGCAGAGGGTCCTCCCCCTTCACAAAACGCGTGGCAGGCGACATCAGATCCTTAATCGGAGTAATTCTCTTTTTTGCGCACTCCACAAAAAAAGAATCCTCCCATAAAATTGACAAGTTGGCATATTCCACGCTCTGCCCTTCAAATTTCTTAACCTTGGTCACATCCACCAGGCGCTGGTCAAGGCCTTGCAAAATATCCTGCAAGGTAACCCTGCCCACCAACTGATTCTGGTCATTGATAACCATCAACTCGGAATATCGCAGCCGATCGCTGGGTCCACAGGTAAAGGTCTGAATAATTTCGACCGCATCATGGAGAGTCTGCGTGTCACTCAAGTGCGGATATCTATCCAGAGGAATAATAAAGTCTTTTACAACCAACGTATCTGCTGTCACGGATCTTCTCCTTTTTGCCTTGTGTTTAGATTATCAACTCAAGATTGATGGTAACTATTCAGCTTGATCGCTTGAAAGTAGTGAGCAAAAAAGGTGATAAACTTACCGAATAGAGATTCTTTCCCCACTCATTCCTCCCCTCTCTTACCAACCCTCTCCTTGTTCCAATCTCCTAACCAACCTGAACCACTAATAAACTTAAAAAAATCAGTACCAAGCACCTTTCAACCAACACCATGAGACTACCCGTCTTTCATCTCTTCTTGTCCGTGTTATAGACTGACAGACTGACCCGACCCACAAGAATTAAAAGATGGAACAATCCTCAATAAGGAGCAAACCATACCAATTTATTCGACCTTATTTTCCAGGTAATTCTACCGACAAAGAAAACAAAAATTTTGGATATGGATAATTGCTCAACAAAGCTCTTGTCAAGGGAATTCGTTTTAAGTGATCAAGAAAAACCCAATGGTTTTTGAGACCCCTTGTTTTAGCGCGTTAATTATTTATTGGAAAAAAGAAAAGAGAAATGGGGAAGGGGGAGAAACTCTCAAGAAAAAAATGACAGCCATGGCAGTGCTTAAAAATTGCCTTGCCATGGCTCAATAGGATATATTACCAGCCTTTGCCGCCGATAATATCTTTGATTTTCTGCTCTGACTCTGCTCGAACAAGCACCATCTTGTTGGCCTTAGCCGCTTTAATCTTTTCAGTCAAGGTCTCGATACTTGCCGGTTTCTCAAGAAGGTCAAGGGCTCCGAGCTTCATGGCCTGGATACCCTTTTCTACTGTGGCCTGACCGGTAAGCAAAATAACCTGAATGTTAGGATTTTTTTCCTTCAACCTTCTCAACGCCTCGAGCCCGTCCATATCAGGCATCTGCAAATCAAGAACAACCGCATCAAAGGCCTCTGTGTCAAACTGAGCGAGCGCCTCCTTGGCAGAGGTTGAAGTCGAAACATCCATATCGCGGGAACGCATCCTTGCTGCCAGAGTTTCAACAAAGTCTTTTTCATCGTCAATAAGTAAAATTTTTTCAGCCATCAGCAGACTCCTAAGTATTTGTCAATTATGATGGCGTCGCCAAAAGTCCGATCTACTGCGTTGCCGCGCATTATTGTTCATTCAGCACACCACATGTGTGGCTTCATTCTCAACAATACACTGCACCTTGCATATCGACCCTTTCACTTAGCCATCCCGTGACTTCTTGCGAGATTGTCACAGCTTCTCTCGACTCTTGCTACCATCACTAATACATTTATCACTCGGAGAAAATGATGGCAAGCTCTTCGCACTCTGGCCGAACAGAAATATCAGCATTAAGAGCGCTGAGCATCCCGAGTAGAACTTTGCCGGGAAATTGTTCCCCAGCTAAATAAGAAAAATCCTTTAAGCCTCCGAAACGAATTTCGACAGCATCCTCTTTTTTTTCAGCTGATAAGCGAACCGTTTTCCCTGGCCCCACAAAGTTCATAGCAGAATCGAGGCAGAGCCAGATTACATTTTCCAGAACGAATGAATTGGTGGTGACATTGACTACTGATTGGCCTGATGCATGCTCAAGTGTAACACTGCGCATACTGGCAAATCTTTCAGAGAGGTTGACCATCAGGATCAAAATATCGTTTAACTCAACAGTTTTGATAGTGTCATCTGCACTGTGGGAAAAAGCGTTCATGTTTTTCACAATGCCATCAGCCCGGCGGATCTGCTTCGAAATCAACAGAGAAATATTTTTGATCCGCTCACTGTCCAATGGGATTCCCTTGTCTGCCATCAGGGTAAGATCTTCGAGAAGACCGGCATTCTCATTAATTATGGCAAGAACATTTTTTATCTCATGGGAGATAGAGGCGGACATTTTTCCAAAAAATTTCAGGCCCTCCTGACCTGTTGACATTGATTCGCAGCACATGAAATTTCTCCCTTAAGTTCCGAACACCTCGTTTAATTTTTGGACCAGGTCTTCAATTTTTACCGGTTTCACCAGGTAATATTCTGTCCCGGCCTCGGAGGCAACTCTCTTGAAATCCTCTTCTGAGCCATGTCCAGTCATAAAGATATATTTCATGTGGGGACATTTTTCCGCTAACTCTTTTTTCAATTCCAGACCGGTGATTTTAGGCATTTTCATATCCAGCACGGCAACATCATACCGTTGTTCTGAAATTTTTTGCAGCGCACTCTCCCCGCCTGTTGCCCAGCCCACGTCAATACCCCGAAAAGACAATCTCTCCGCCAAGGTGGAAACCAACTCTTCTTCGTCATCTACCAGTAAAACCTTCATACTCCTCCTCTCTCCTGTTGCTGCGACTTAAGCGGCAAGGAAATTATAAACTTAGTTCCTTTACCAAGCTCACTTTCCACCTGTATCTTCCCCCCAAGTTCCTGAACCAGTCCGTAGGTAATAGAAAGTCCAAGTCCGGTGCCGCCCGTTTTGGTTTTAGTTGAAAAAAACGGCTCAAATATTCGCTTCAGATCCGGCGCCGGAATTCCGCTACCATCATCGACAACAGTGACAGACACATACCCCATCCCGTCAAGATTTGCTGAAATGTCCAGATGACCACCATCTTTCATGGCCTGGAAGGCATTATTGACTAAATTCAAAAATATTTGCTGCACCTTCCCACGATCGGTTTCAAAATCCGGAATATCCTCCGGAATATCTACAGTTACCGCAATGCTCCGATATTCAGCCTCTTTCTTCAGAAAGCCCAAAACATCTTCAATCACAGCAGCCAGATGGATCGACTGAATTTTCACATCAAGATGCCTGGCAAATGCCAGCAAACGCTTGGTGATAGCGCCACAGCGCTCAACAGAAAAAATGATGGAATCGATGAGGCCAAGCAGTTTCTCATCTGCCTCATACCTCTTTTGAAAAGTGAACAGGTCTTTGATAAGACCAGCCTTTTCATTGATAATGGCCAAAGGATTATTGATCTCGTGAGCAACGCCAGCGGAAAGGCGCCCGATGGAGGCAAGTTTGCTGGTATGCTCTACCTCGCGAAGGGCATGAATACGTCTTTGATCAGCAATGAATATATCATTGACCAACCATAGAGATACACCATGGGCGACGAACAGAATGAGGACAACACTAAAAGCAACGAGACCATAGATTACCCTCCTGGTCTGATACCATGGGTCCATCAGCTCATCTTTCTGCGAAATAACCATGAGGATAAAAGGGGATTCCGGAATATAGGCATATCCAAGAATAACATGCCTGCCATCAGAATCAACCTGCTCGCGGACTTCGGTATGCTCAGAATAGTCCGGCACAACACCCGGGAGGACATCTAACACATTCCCATGGTATAATGACGGAGTTTGAACAGTGCCATCTCGGTTAATAAGAAACGAATCACCATTACCGCTCAGGCTCAGTCCCGACAACAATTGGTTAAAACGATCGGTATCAATAGTAGTCCGCAGAACATAATACCCCCCGTCATCTAAGGCCTGTCTCACTGCAATGACGAGATGCGGAATCTCTCGAAAACCCAGGAAGACCTCACTGATGTGAACTCCACTGGCCATGGTTTCAACAAACCACTCTTCTTCGCTATAATCTTTTCCTTCCAGATCGAAGGGACCAACATATTTGACCTGGATGCCCTTTGCATCAATGACACCCAGATCGGTAAACCCACCGATGGATTGTCGAAGGCTTCCCAATATCCTGGTCAGCTGTTTCTTATCATTAATCTCATTAAATGAATTAGTTAGCACCAGAAAATCAAGAGCTGCCTTTCTCTCCTCAAGAAAAAAAGAGACGGTGCGCTTGGTGTTTGAAACCACCCTGGCGGTACGTAGGCTTATCTCAATCTCCGCATCTTTCTTGGTGGCGACACAATCAAAATAGGCAAGCGCCAAGAGGGGGACAATTGCCACAATGCTCATCAACAGGGCAGAAGTTCTCCACAGACGCTGAAAATTAAACAGCCGCTTGAAAGGGCCGATCTCTTTGGCCTTATAATCCCAAAAAACAGGCTTAATCCTGTCTAAAATAGACATATTACTACTGCCCCCCAGGTCGTACGCCAAAAGCAGATCTTATTTCAGTTCGCATTAAACCAATACCTTCCGGCTGCGCTGTGCTGCTCATCGGCGTACTGATATGTACGCTCTTCGTCGCTGCTCACTGGCCTTCACGGTCTTGGCCTGGATGCTTGCTGGAATATTCTGTTGAATGCAACTTAGAACTAGCTACTCTTGCTCTGATGAATTTTTTCTTTTGCTTCTTTAAGCTT
This region includes:
- a CDS encoding pyruvate, water dikinase, whose product is MPSITALWQKISNWFRFDQPSAVPSISFAQCYKAFRALLTANNAALELMAEMEQTLAAGRPFGMAFVRGNCTALSVNIYKMIRLLQEMSGGKYQALNEAFKRISREVETLVSNKPLVAEGKWILGMDRVDRGMVDLVGEKMANLGEIRNRVGLKTPDGFVITASACQYFMTATLLQDEINRRLKTTDQDNLEELYQTSSTIQQMIISSALPSDLEHQILAQHHTLQTADREEILVSMRSSALGEDSSGVSFAGQYRTQLNVSPDFIIQTYKEIVAGKYKSQAIIYRTQRGFRHQDITMCVGCLIMVDALLSGVSYSRSPTNRRSDWIEINVVAGLANQVVDGNVATDYFRISREYPHQIISKQINQRPGEKGTPALTLNDAQASELAHIAILLEQHFGEPQDIEWSINQQGEVVLLQSRPLTLTTAFLNDTLNHDTDQNDNAILKGGVTASLGVSSGPVFIVRSTVDLLSFPKGAVLVVAHPVPDWATLLNRAVAVISETGQVAAHLATVAREFGVPAIFGIDGATILLNNGDEITVDATACRVYQGHRTDILEHETEQSPNLMVDSPIYKLLQKILSLVTPLNLTDPTSLYFTPSSCMTLHDLTRFCHEKAVSEMFSFGSRYGFDDKCAKQLIGETAYQWWVINLDDGFDRSFNTKENFIPVTAIVSLPMLAIWEGMTVIPWDGPPPINLSGFGSILFRSTQNRNLEPCLRSSLTKRNYFMVSKNFCNVSVRLGYHFAMIEAHLSKFLTENYISFKFNGGAADKERRIIRIDLIKEILTLYGFRLELKADALSARIEKRPNAYLIDRLKVLGYLLIHTRQIDMVMGDRNMVAHYRQKITNNLRSIIPECRIE
- a CDS encoding response regulator gives rise to the protein MATNNIHILLVDDEQDFLETTNKRLTRRGYAIKAATTCAAAQQEIEEGWPHVVILDVMLPDKNGLIFLKEIKHAWPSLIVILLTGHASMEAGLKSIEYGAQDYCLKPVEFEELHEKIKIALREAQIVF
- a CDS encoding TSUP family transporter, producing the protein MDYLIVCSAALLVAGLTFFAGFGLGTLLMPVFAIFFPVEVAIAATAMVHLANNFFKVLLVGRHANQRVVLLFAIPGAVAAVLGAMMLGFFAESGPLVSYELWGRLYNVTPVKLLIAMVIGVFAVIELLPFGQHLAFGPRFIPLGGLLSGFLGGLSGHQGALRSAFLVRAGLEKKALVGTMVVSAVVVDMARLVVYGATFMHHDSAMLTDQNMLGLVAAGSLAAFVGSFVGARLLHKMTLGALHKIITVMLILLAAAMALGVV
- a CDS encoding SLC13/DASS family transporter, with translation MTSSNSNVGMAMEKAPIDWKRIAFLMLGVFLFAGVYYSPAWPDAVDPLGEHFVLSKEAKGALAVFLLAGTWWVFEVVPIGVTSLAIGTLQALFMIRPAKVAFKDFMDPSVLFIFGSIVIGMVFTKTGLTKRVAYKMLSIVGERTSMIYLGCFVMTAALTHIMAHTAVAATMYPLLMAIYSMYGEGDKPTKFGKGLFMGMAYIAGAGSIITLLGAARGAVAVGFYKDIMKVDISFFDLTYYMFPVGWLMVGVLFLFFMLVLKPEKDRIPGLKDKAKRMYKELGGMTLNEILASTIVIGTICIISAQSFVPALKVLDKTGILLCSTIAFFVLNILTIQDLEEIPWNIILLFAGAMSIGFCLWDTGAAKWLAVNWLVMFQKANWFVFIMAIAFFVMVMTNFIMNVAAIAISLPVALVIAPYLGVAGEVILYASLVTAGMPFLLLVGAAPNAIAYNSKQFTTGEFFLYGIPASILLMGLVALAIAVIWPLMGMQITLPVQ
- a CDS encoding CBS domain-containing protein, whose protein sequence is MTADTLVVKDFIIPLDRYPHLSDTQTLHDAVEIIQTFTCGPSDRLRYSELMVINDQNQLVGRVTLQDILQGLDQRLVDVTKVKKFEGQSVEYANLSILWEDSFFVECAKKRITPIKDLMSPATRFVKGEDPLLKALAMLLHSNDVIMPVVDDGRVVGVIRLEEIFKAISSRCQL
- a CDS encoding response regulator, which produces MAEKILLIDDEKDFVETLAARMRSRDMDVSTSTSAKEALAQFDTEAFDAVVLDLQMPDMDGLEALRRLKEKNPNIQVILLTGQATVEKGIQAMKLGALDLLEKPASIETLTEKIKAAKANKMVLVRAESEQKIKDIIGGKGW
- a CDS encoding HAMP domain-containing histidine kinase, which produces MCCESMSTGQEGLKFFGKMSASISHEIKNVLAIINENAGLLEDLTLMADKGIPLDSERIKNISLLISKQIRRADGIVKNMNAFSHSADDTIKTVELNDILILMVNLSERFASMRSVTLEHASGQSVVNVTTNSFVLENVIWLCLDSAMNFVGPGKTVRLSAEKKEDAVEIRFGGLKDFSYLAGEQFPGKVLLGMLSALNADISVRPECEELAIIFSE
- a CDS encoding response regulator; its protein translation is MKVLLVDDEEELVSTLAERLSFRGIDVGWATGGESALQKISEQRYDVAVLDMKMPKITGLELKKELAEKCPHMKYIFMTGHGSEEDFKRVASEAGTEYYLVKPVKIEDLVQKLNEVFGT
- a CDS encoding two-component sensor histidine kinase, which gives rise to MSILDRIKPVFWDYKAKEIGPFKRLFNFQRLWRTSALLMSIVAIVPLLALAYFDCVATKKDAEIEISLRTARVVSNTKRTVSFFLEERKAALDFLVLTNSFNEINDKKQLTRILGSLRQSIGGFTDLGVIDAKGIQVKYVGPFDLEGKDYSEEEWFVETMASGVHISEVFLGFREIPHLVIAVRQALDDGGYYVLRTTIDTDRFNQLLSGLSLSGNGDSFLINRDGTVQTPSLYHGNVLDVLPGVVPDYSEHTEVREQVDSDGRHVILGYAYIPESPFILMVISQKDELMDPWYQTRRVIYGLVAFSVVLILFVAHGVSLWLVNDIFIADQRRIHALREVEHTSKLASIGRLSAGVAHEINNPLAIINEKAGLIKDLFTFQKRYEADEKLLGLIDSIIFSVERCGAITKRLLAFARHLDVKIQSIHLAAVIEDVLGFLKKEAEYRSIAVTVDIPEDIPDFETDRGKVQQIFLNLVNNAFQAMKDGGHLDISANLDGMGYVSVTVVDDGSGIPAPDLKRIFEPFFSTKTKTGGTGLGLSITYGLVQELGGKIQVESELGKGTKFIISLPLKSQQQERGGV